In one Phaenicophaeus curvirostris isolate KB17595 chromosome 19, BPBGC_Pcur_1.0, whole genome shotgun sequence genomic region, the following are encoded:
- the CRLF3 gene encoding cytokine receptor-like factor 3 has translation MEAEAEARLLLQEAQESIEAARSYRRELRQRLRGLQQAREQIRESATLTRDVLEQHFSDLKGTLKKLLDERLMSLLQEVDAIAQESIKPLDECQKLIEHGISTADDLLREGESAVHGDVGQQNEKLCSFTKKALHIQLDSLPEVPSLVDVPCLSAQLDDCLLTILKDQIFRHGTVASRPPVQLEEFVEKPGGILVRWCKVDDDFIPQDYRLQYRKSAASHFEDVYVGSETEFIVLHIDPNVDYQFRVCARGDGRQEWSPWSVPQIGRTTLVPHEWTAGLEGYSLSSRRNIALRNDSQSCGVLYSKAPTYSCGQTLTFRIETVGQPDRRDSLGVCVEQQNGSDSLQRDKAVCISTNGAVFVNGKEMTNQLPAVTSGSTVTFDMEVVQLGPCSNEGGNFKLRVTISSNNREVVFDWVLDQCCGSLYFGCSFSYPGWKVLVF, from the exons aTGGAGGCCGAGGCCGAGGCGCGGCTCCTCCTGCAGGAGGCTCAGGAGAGCATCGAGGCGGCGCGGAGCTACCGGCGGGAGCTGCGGCAGCGGCTGCGGGGGCTGCAGCAGGCGCGGGAGCAG ATCAGAGAAAGTGCAACATTGACCAGAGATGTACTCGAGCAACACTTCAGTGACTTAAAAGGGACCTTGAAGAAGCTGTTGGATGAGCGGCTGATGTcgctgctgcaggaggtggaTGCTATAGCACAAGAGAGCATCAAACCCTTGGATGAATGTCAGAAGCTGATAGAGCACGGAATCAGTACGGCTGATGATCTGCTCCGGGAAG GCGAGAGCGCAGTCCATGGAGATGTGGGACAACAGAATGAGAAACTTTGCAGCTTTACAAAAAAAGCTTTACATATTCAGCTAGATAG CTTACCAGAAGTGCCCTCCTTGGTTGATGTGCCTTGTTTATCTGCCCAGCTGGATGACTGCCTTCTTACTATATTGAAAGATCAAATATTCAGGCATGGAACAGTGGCATCTCGCCCACCTGTACAGCTAGAGGAGTTCGTTGAGAAGCCTGGAGGTATTTTAGTCCGATGGTGTAAG GTGGACGATGACTTCATACCACAGGATTACAGGCTGCAATACCGCAAGAGCGCTGCCAGTCACTTTGAAGACGTGTATGTCGGCTCGGAGACAGAGTTCATAGTGCTGCACATTGACCCTAACGTTGACTATCAGTTCCGAGTCTGTGCCCGAGGGGATGGGAGGCAAGAGTGGAGCCCGTGGAGTGTTCCTCAGATCGGCCGGACCACGCTGGTTCCCCATG agTGGACAGCTGGTCTAGAGGGTTACAGCTTGAGCAGTCGAAGAAACATAGCACTTCGAAACGATTCTCAGTCGTGCGGTGTGCTCTACTCCAAAGCTCCTACGTATTCCTGCGGGCAAACGTTAACGTTCAG AATTGAAACCGTGGGACAGCCCGACAGACGAGACAGCCTGGGAGTGTGTGTGGAGCAGCAGAACGGCTCCGACTCTTTGCAGCGGGATAAAGCTGTGTGCATTAGCACAAATG GGGCAGTATTTGTAAATGGAAAAGAGATGACAAACCAACTGCCGGCTGTCACCTCGGGATCAACTGTGACGTTTGACATGGAAGTTGTGCAGTTAGGGCCTTGCAGCAATGAGGGAGGAAACTTCAAGCTTAGAGTAACCATTAGCTCCAACAACCGAGAAGTGGTCTTTGACTGGGTACTCGATCAGTGCTGCGGCTCCTTGTATTTTGGATGTTCATTTTCCTACCCAGGCTGGAAAGTTTTGGTGTTTTAG